The region ACTTTTAATTGGTATGTTTCAAACCCAATTAATAATTATGGTGTAAATATTAATATTGGAGATTATGTAAATTTCTCTGAAGTATTTAAAGGAGAAAAAGGGAACTTGGATTGTAATTATTATGTATTGAGAGATAATTTAGCTTTAGCTAAAGAGCATTTTAAAGATGCTCCGAAAATGCTGAAGGCTTTTGAAAACTGGTTTGGACCATATCCGTTTTATGAAGATAGCTATAAATTAGTGGAAGTGCCGTATTTAGGAATGGAACACCAAAGTTCAGTAACTTATGGAAACCAATACAAACAAGGTTATTTAGGAAAAGATTTAAGCGGAACTGGCTGGGGATTAAAATTTGATTTCATTATTATTCATGAGTCTGGTCACGAATGGTTTGCAAATAATATTACGTATAAAGATATTGCTGATATGTGGATTCATGAGAGTTTTACAAACTACTCTGAAAGTCTTTTTGTGGAATATTATTATGGGAAAGATGCCGGTGCTGAGTATGTTATTGGCTGCAGACAAAATATCGAAAATGATAAACCAATCATCGGACATTATGATGTAAATAATGAAGGTTCAGGTGATATGTATCCAAAAGGAGCAAATATGCTTCATACAATGCGTCAGATTATTAATGATGATGCAAAATGGAAATCTATTCTGAGAGGTTTGAACAAAACATTTTACCATCAGACAGTTACTTCAAAACAAATTGAAGATTATATCAACGAGCAATCAGGAATTAACTTTAACAGAGTTTATGCTCAGTATTTAACCACTACTCAAATTCCGGTTTTTGAATATATGTTTAAAAACGGAACTTTAGGTTATCACTGGACCAATTGCGTTTCGAAATTTGATATGCCTGTAAAAGTTAAAATTAACGGAGTGGAAACCTTGTTGAAACCAACTACAGAATGGCAGTCTGTCAAAACAGAGAATGAAGACAGAAAACTGGAAGTAGATAAAAACTTCTATGTAACAACTTCTAATATTATAGAATAAATTTAAATTCTTTAAAAAGTTCTGACGAATGATTCGTAAATTATTTTTAGTACTAATAAGCATATTTTTAATTTCTTGTATATCTAAAAGAAAAGAGACAAGTGATGTTGTATTAGAGAAAAAAGATTCAGTTGTTGTTCGTCAGGATTTAAAAAAATATTTTGATTCTTGTGGAGTTACTGGCTCAATTGTCATTTATGATAATGTAAAGCATAAATGGATTTTATCTGATAACGTTGATACGAATGTTGAGACATTACCGGCTTCTACTTTTAAAATTGCGAATCTTCTCATTGCACTTGAGACAAAAACAATTAGCAGTGAAAATGATGTCGTAAAATGGGTAGGAACAACAGATACTGTAAAATATGGTTACAGGCCTGAAATCTATCATGATATGACTGTAAAAGAAGCTTTTGAAGTTTCTGCGGGCTGGGTATTTATAGAATTGGCAAAGAAAATTGGCAGAAAAAATTACGAAAAGTATCTAAAGTTATGTCATTACGGAAATGTCAATCTCTCTCAAAAAGACAATGATTTTTGGAATTTTGGTGATTTTGGAATTTCTCCTGTTAATCAGGTTGAGTTTGTAAAAAAGCTATATGATGAAAAGCTGCCTTTTTCAAAGAGAAATATGCAGATTGTAAAAAACGTTATGCTTGGTGAAAAAGGTTCTGGTTATGAAATTCATTCCAAAACAGGATGGACCAGAGAAAAAGGATTTAATATTGGCTGGTGGGTAGGATACATTCAAAAAGAAAATGGAAGTTATTTTTTTGCTACCAGACTTTTACAGAACAGAAATAGTAATAGAGCTGATTTTGGCAGTTGCCGAAAGGATATTACAAAAAAAGTATTTAAGGATTTGAAAATTACGAGTTTTTAGAAATTGTTCTTTAAAAATATAAAACCCGACAGGTTTTTTAAAAACCTGTCGGGTTTGTTTTTTTACACAGAGTTTATTGTGATTTATATCTAACGATTGTTCAGCTTCGCTTTTTCTTTAATTATATCAGCGATTTTTCGGTTTTCAATTTTGCTTTCGAGCCACGAAATGATATCTAAATATAAGAAAGCTCTTTTTTCGTAAGTATTCTTTTCAAGCTCAACAAAACGAGCGTGCATTTTTTTGAATTCTTTCTTGATATCAGCAGGATAAAAGTTATTTAAATTTCTTAGAAACTTAATGATTTCTTTTTGAACTTCATGTAAATCATTCATTTTTAGCAAGAACTTATAGGTACTTTTGAGATGATTTTCTAAATAATAATCTTTTCCTAATTCATAATGTGCAATTAAAGACAACAATCTCGCAAAACACATTAAATCTTCACGCATCGTTAAGTTTTTGTTATTGATTATTTTGTCTAAATAATTGATGCATTCGTTATATTTTTCAACACCAAAATAAATAGAAGCAATTTTATAGAAGAACACCATTTCGTGATGTTCATCAAGATGTTCGCTATGAATTTTAATCTTACTTAAAATTTCAGGAATCAAATATTCGCTTTCTGCAAATGTACCTTCTAAAATATGCAGGTTTAATTTGTTATTATACACGTACAGAAAAGATAACGAGGCAAGATTATCATTCACGGGAAATTTAGGATCTGCAATGGTTTCTTCGAGAAGATTCAGGTATTTCTTGAAATTCGATTTATACTTTAACATATAAAGCGATTCCAGGAAATAATGATTTCCTTTCAAGAAAAACACAGGATTTAGATAAATCATATTAGGATTATCATAAAAAAGCTGAACCCATTTATAAGCGAACTTATAACTGGCTAAGAAATCCTGAACCAGAAAGCTTCGCCAAAGATTAGCGTTATAAAACCAATATTTTTCGCGGAAACCAAATTTGCTTTCATCCAGTTTTGCAATATGTCTGTTGAAATAATCGTCTATATATTTATATTCGGCATCACTTTTTACGTATCCTGTTTTTAGCATTATTCCGTATAATTGAAGTGATAAATTGGAAAGCTTGCTTGAAATAGTGTTACGATAATTTAATTCTTTCGCCTGAACCACTAATTCATCAGCACGCCCCTGAATACTTCGGGTAATATATTGGGATTCGATTAATTTTTCAAATTCAACAATTTCATACGCCATATATTTTTCATCATTTTCAAGCGCCTGTTGTTTGGTCTTGTCTAAAATTTTCAAACTCTGTTTGTACAATCCTTTATTATAAAGAATAACAGCAAAATCCATCTGTTCACGAAGCTGATAACGAATATTCTGGCTCGGAATATTCAATCGGATACTAACTAAAATTTGTTTGTATAAGTATGATTTTAAGTTAGATAACTGAACTTTTTGGATAACGCCACTCTTAAGAATAAGTTTTTCATCATACACTTCAGATTTATCCAAAATATTGAATAATTCGATAAATTTTGTATTTGAACTCGTCTCTAATCGGCTTGCAAAAATTTTAAACTGCCTTTTTTCTGATTTCGAAAGTGATTTGATTAAAACAAATAAGAAATCTTTTTGATGGTTAGCCATTGTAAAAAATAATAATGTAACTTATTGATAATAAGGTATTTAATAAGATATAAATCGTTTTATGAGCAGTATAATTTCATTAAAATGAATTTCATACTGCGATAGTACAATATATATTTGTTATCAAGATGTGAAATTACATTAAATTAATGAATATGAATAGAGAGAAAGTTCAAATTTTTGACACCACTTTGCGAGATGGTGAACAAGTTCCAGGATGCAAGTTAGATACTAAGCAAAAATTAGTTATCGCAGAACGACTAGACAAAATGGGAGTTGACATTATCGAAGCAGGTTTCCCTGTGTCAAGTCCGGGCGATTTTTTATCGGTCTCTGAGATTTGTAAAATTGTAGAAAATGCAACCGTCTGCGGACTAACAAGAGCCGTAAAAAACGACATTGATGTTGCTGCAGCTGCTTTAAAGCATGCTAAGAAACCTAGAATCCATACAGGAATCGGAACTTCAGAATCTCATATACTCCACAAATTACAAACTACACCGGAAGATATTATTGCGAGAGCAAAATATGCGGTAGCTCATGCTAAATCTTATGTTGAAGATGTTGAATTCTACGCAGAAGATGCAGGTAGAACAGATAATGCATTCTTGGCTAAAGTTTGTGAAGAAGTTATCAAATCCGG is a window of Flavobacterium crocinum DNA encoding:
- a CDS encoding M1 family metallopeptidase produces the protein MKKYFGGVVFAFLIGFTANAQGLLNKSETVFTHQDTLRGSITKERAWWDLKYYHLNVKVNPSEKSISGSNTVRYTVLTENNRMQIDLQQPMNIKKVTQNGKELKFERDGNAFFVTLNEKQKVGDTKDIIISYSGKPKEAVRAPWDGGFSWKKDKNGKDFIATSCQGLGASVWWPCKDHMYDEVENMLISVNVPGDLTEVSNGRLQSVKKEKDGTKTFNWYVSNPINNYGVNINIGDYVNFSEVFKGEKGNLDCNYYVLRDNLALAKEHFKDAPKMLKAFENWFGPYPFYEDSYKLVEVPYLGMEHQSSVTYGNQYKQGYLGKDLSGTGWGLKFDFIIIHESGHEWFANNITYKDIADMWIHESFTNYSESLFVEYYYGKDAGAEYVIGCRQNIENDKPIIGHYDVNNEGSGDMYPKGANMLHTMRQIINDDAKWKSILRGLNKTFYHQTVTSKQIEDYINEQSGINFNRVYAQYLTTTQIPVFEYMFKNGTLGYHWTNCVSKFDMPVKVKINGVETLLKPTTEWQSVKTENEDRKLEVDKNFYVTTSNIIE
- a CDS encoding penicillin-binding transpeptidase domain-containing protein — encoded protein: MIRKLFLVLISIFLISCISKRKETSDVVLEKKDSVVVRQDLKKYFDSCGVTGSIVIYDNVKHKWILSDNVDTNVETLPASTFKIANLLIALETKTISSENDVVKWVGTTDTVKYGYRPEIYHDMTVKEAFEVSAGWVFIELAKKIGRKNYEKYLKLCHYGNVNLSQKDNDFWNFGDFGISPVNQVEFVKKLYDEKLPFSKRNMQIVKNVMLGEKGSGYEIHSKTGWTREKGFNIGWWVGYIQKENGSYFFATRLLQNRNSNRADFGSCRKDITKKVFKDLKITSF